ATCACACGTTTCGGGCGTTAATGCCCGGCGAGCGACTGAAAATGCGGGCACAGGCCGACGTCACGGCCCGGTTGGATGGAGCGCCGGTGGCGCCGGTTGAACAAACCTGGCAAATCGCCGCACCGGCAGCCGGCAGTTTTCAGCAATGGGCTTTGCAGCACACAAAGTCCGGTGCCAGTGTAACCGTAGTGATTTTCGGCCTGGTGCCGGCGACAGAAATTAAAGACGGAAAACTCAACGGCTATCGCATTGGCAACTACCCACCACCGCACAAAGGGCTGGCCAGCTATCAGGCCCCCAAAGGTTACATTGCACTCACTCCGGAAACGGAAAAGTTACGCGTGTCGCCGCATTTTCTGTTAGGCGAGTTCAAATGCAAACAAGCGGGTGGTTACCCCAAGTACCTGGTATTGCGACCACGGTTGCTGGAAAAGCTGGAGCTGTTGCTGGAGGAACTCAATGGACGCGGCATTCATGCGCCGGGCTTCGTCATCATGAGTGGTTATCGCACACCGCACTACAACCGCTCCATAGGCAATGTCGGCGCCAGTCGTCATCTCTACGGTGGCGCTGCTGATATCTACGTGGATGCAGACCGCAATGGCAGCATGGATGATCTCAACAAAGACGGCAAAGCGAAT
This region of Simiduia agarivorans SA1 = DSM 21679 genomic DNA includes:
- a CDS encoding D-Ala-D-Ala carboxypeptidase family metallohydrolase, which encodes MKTVSLLLLWLASAACLAAGYDPSRAGFDVWLNDYKVQHNHTFRALMPGERLKMRAQADVTARLDGAPVAPVEQTWQIAAPAAGSFQQWALQHTKSGASVTVVIFGLVPATEIKDGKLNGYRIGNYPPPHKGLASYQAPKGYIALTPETEKLRVSPHFLLGEFKCKQAGGYPKYLVLRPRLLEKLELLLEELNGRGIHAPGFVIMSGYRTPHYNRSIGNVGASRHLYGGAADIYVDADRNGSMDDLNKDGKANIEDARLLYNIADTYVKRTGATELTGGVGLYDKNAFHGPFVHIDVRGSKARWGD